The Magnolia sinica isolate HGM2019 chromosome 3, MsV1, whole genome shotgun sequence genome includes the window CTCCTCTCCCAAAATTTCCACCCACATCAAAACCCCCCATTGCATCTCCAACGCCACCATCACAAGTCCCACTTCCATCCACTCAATAATCTGAACAAAATCAAAAAAGGCACAAATCCATCATTTAAATAAGAGAAACCAAATTTTCCAAGTTAGAATGACCCAATTCATTTGGAAGCCACTTTTTTCACCCATCCATATTAATAAACACCCTTTTTCTACCATTATCAATGAGGTTGGAtccaatacaaagctttgtatggTACAAAAGGGCATGTTAGGTGCATTTAAGTGCATCTAAGTGCATTAAAATGGGTCTAAGTGTATCTAAATATACTTAGACGCACTCAGACATACTTGAACGGACTTAGACACCCATTATACACACCCAAAGCTTTGCATTAGATCCAGGCTCATTGCCAATACAATGGTACAACCTTGTGCTTGCAACTGCTGGTAGAAAGAAAAGGGGTTGTATCTGTCAAACAGGATAGGTGTAGATAATAATAAATTCCCATACTCTTTTTACTAGGCACACTTACCATCATGTTTCCTCCGCAAGGATCTAAGGAAAAGTAGACAAATAACCACGAAAAACAAAGCAAAAGCTCCTCCAAAGACAATGGCCACAGTCTTCCCTGTGCTCTGCTTTGACCCTAAAATACAAACAGCAACAAAACCACCAATCCTTTTCAAAACCACAAACACCCAAACATTGATTCGAAAGACCAATGTCTAAATCAGATGTGCTCTTTCAGTTTGGTGTTCCCAGAGAAGACCCATCTTAATAAGAGGGAACATTCCCCTGTGTACACCTACACTCAATTTACAAAACCATCtttgccatccaatcttcatTGGTACATATGCccatcaatccaaaccgtcagatggacggcataAATTCAGTATGGATCAGACATTTAAAAAGAGCACCCATTGGATATTCCTAACAGTTAGATAAAATGTCCTTCGGTcttatggttaggatcatttttaTAGGTAAGCTGGGCTCGAACTTGAGACCTCTATTTAAATGCAGACCCTCTACAATTGAGCTAGAGGCTTGAACCCATTTTATGGTTGCGATCATTGGACAAGTGTATTTTTTTAACTATGGCCCATTCAAGATGAtttatacttaagttatagcgtAGAAATCAAATGTCCGATCAGGGCCATTGGATGAGACCAATCGTTCGATTAACATCAGTACAACCGATTGCCTATACCCCCAggccacaggaagttcctgtggtcgcaggctatgtggggtccacagatttcCGTGaggtatccactccgtccattactTTCTCCACCTCAAAATGGGGCAGGAAACCAAAATTCAGGCATATgcaaaaatcatgtgggccacacaacaggaaacagtgaaaaCAGAACtgttcactgttgaaaccttcctggagccggctgtgatgcttatatgccatccaaaccgttcataaggttattaccacttagataaactgtaggcacaaatatcatcttgatccaaaacttccgcggCCCACAAAGTTTCCAGTGTAGCCATTCGTCCCtgctgtttcctgtcatgtggcccacctgagtcctggatctgcctgatttttagattcttgAACTATTGTGAGATTGAgaaattgatgaacggagtggatttctcacgggcaTTTCtttaggccccacatagcttccaaccaAACGAACTTCATGTGGCTGGGGGCACAGGCAATCAGCATCCTAGATGAACGATATGCATTTATACAGTGAATTTCAGTATAGTCCACACAAGAGATTATAGTTGAATCAAGCTGTTGAACCCAGCCAAATCTTAATTTGAATTCTCAATCAAAATGCAAATCGAAATGAATATGAATTTCGCATTCTCAATCCAAACACCTAACTCAGGCAATTCAAattctcgaaaaaaaaaaaaaaaaaagagcacaaAAAGGGAATCGAAATCATCCAGAAAACAACCAGAATCTGCAAAAAGGAAATGGAAAAGCTAGAATTTCACCTGAAGAATGCCCGGGAATCCCATGTGGGTAATAGCTGTAGCTCATATAGCACCTGTTCAAATAAACCTGCCCTGCAATTGAGTTCCCGCACTCCACCTCGGCACGCTGCACCGCCTCTTTCACGCACTCACTGCAATCCGCCACACTCAAATCCCCCTCGCACTGCGCAATCACATACACTGAGGCATACGTCGTTGCATAGAACCCGCTCCCGCCTGCAATTCCACTCTCCAACGCAGCGAAGGCAGTATCCCTCTTCTCCTCAAAACTCTCCCGTGAGCCGCTACACGTCTTGTATAGCAACTCGGTCCCAGAAACCTGCTGGGACGCGGCGATCTCATAGTGCACATAGCACCCAGCGAGCTGTATCCGTGCAGCGATCGACTTGCCGCACAAATCACTGGACTTTTCTGCAATCTGGCGGATGCAGCTGCTGCAATCGGCGTTGCTGAGATCGCCACGGCATTGGAAGAGGCCCAATACAGAGTTCTGGCCGCTGCCGGAGGAGGATTTGAAGAAGTGGGCGCTTGAGGATTGGGAGATAAGAGCACTGAAGAGAGCAGTTACAGTATCTTGAAAACTGCTGTTGTCTGAAATAGTCTGCTTTGAACAGCCCTTGAACGCTAAGGAGAAGATGTCGGCAGCGGAATTAGCAGGAGTGAGGAGGGAAAAACCAGTAAGGAAAACCAGGAATATAGAAAAGAGCGTGGATCTAGAAAAACCCATCTGTGGGTTTTGCTCAAATCATGTTTGGGAAATTGGATTTTAGGGGGTTTGGGGAGATGGGTTTTTGCTTAAGAAAGTAAAGGGAGAAAACAAGGGTGCAGATTTTGGAAAGCCCATCTGCGCTTTTGTTTACTCCATGGCTGGGAAAGGGTTCTTGTGGGGTTTTTGGGTTGTTTTGAGAGATGGGGTTTTGGTTAGAAATGGTAGAAGGGCTGTTTGGGAAGATTAGCGTGTATTTGTATTTTGGGGAGGTGGGTTTTATTGGGTGGCCTACCTCTGTCTAACTTTTTAGGAGAGTTGGGTGTCCTCTGGTATATTGTGGAATTAAAATAATGTTGTGTGTATGGGTCTGTAAAGCTTGGAACTTCTATAATATCTTTCTATATGGATTGTGAAGAATGAGAATCTAGTTTTTgatcttttttatgttttaaaattCTGCAGATTACATGTTTAGGTCTTAAGAGAATCTGATCATATTGaattaagggagagagagatgtacTTTGACCATGGGGTTCATGTGTTTGGGTTGCTTGTTcgttttgattttgaattttttttttattctcttttttcATCTTTCATTTTAGgggtgttatttgatactcccGCTGTGTGTgacgcttgatactcaggcaTCCAGAAATTATAGATGGCAACAAATTAAACGGACTAAACTGTGGAATTAACCGTGTCTAAGTGAAAGATCCAAAATCAAGttgattgaataatcctaacctctgattggtggacacttgtttgttcaaacggaaccattggatatttttcattttaagccCTCCCTTAGATGTCCACCAATACGAAGTCCCTGTAATTAAATAACCTTAATTATTGGTTCATGGTATATCTGAATTGGGGGCTTGGTTTGAATAACTTGAATGACtgcaatttccaagtgcctgtgtaTTATCCTCCACAATCTTCCAGAGTATGAAAGTTTTCTCACCGGATTCGGTGGATCCAGGAACTACCAAGGTAGGTAGATCCCTgaatgtggggctcactttgatgtatatgttttatatccataccatttattcactttgaaatctcattttagatCATGTATCAAAAAACTAGGTATATAAAAACCTTATATGGATCACACCAGaggaaaaagtgatgattgaattccaccgttaaaaacttcttgtgcgccacaaaagttttatacggagctgatatttatgttttccattcatccaggtttgaatatatcaacaggttggatggcaaataaacattacggttggccttaagaagttttcaatggtggtcgttcaatcaccactctttcctatggtgcggtccacctgagagttggatctgtttcattttttgaatcatgctctaaaatgagttgtaaaaacggatggacggcgtgactataaaacacttacatgaaagtgggccccacagtcacggatcCACCGACCTCGGTGGTTAACGGATAGAACGAATCCGTGTTCGCTTCATGTTGTTTTGATGAGCTGCTTGAGTAACACAATCTGTGCATGTGCAGACAGTAGGTATGATCATGACACATGCttctcaatctgaaccgtccaaatcacATAGGGTACCAGTCAAAAGTTGATGAAGTAGCTGAGTGGATAAGTATAAATTTTCAATTTATGGCAATCATATAAATATtatgaaatgaaaagaaaattgttaAGATTCCAAAATTGTCAAATTGAGATAATTTGAAATTTGTGGATGTAACCGTACAACATTGCCTGCGTGAGTATGGATGATCATACTCTGCTTGAGTACCATTATTTACTTATTAAATAAGTTTCCAAGGCGGGGGGGGTTTGAAATATGGAGGGCCCAAATGAAAACGTGATGGTTCTTGGGATTGGGAGCGTGGAATTTAGGGTTAGATTTTATTTTTCGGCGGAAAAGGTTAGGAAATTTTGAAATCCTGTCTACTATTTCTTGCTTGCCAGCCAACGCCATTATTCTCTCTACCTCTCTTTCTTCTCGTTGAAGACTACTAACCAAACTACAGTTGAAAATGTAAAAACTTTTATACgtaaaagctaaaaataaaaaggagacATTTTCATTCTAAAGAACATTTAAGAGGACGTGTGCAGAAGCGGATTAGGCCAACCCAACTGACCAAACCCGATTATTAAATGTGTCGGGTCTAGAAATctcccaactcaacccaactgcATTTTTATGATTTGGGGGAGATTTATTGTATAATGATATGGACAgtatacacttttttttttcaaatcgaactagtggggtccactgttcgGCAACCCATAGGAACAGTATGGTATGCTCCACCATTTACCATGCCTCAGGAATCTCAATCTGAAGCATGTGATCTGTCGGGGACAGAGATAAATAGTCAAAAAGATGATAAAGATGATACAACAAATGGTACTTGGTAAGAGAAAAATGTAGAGATATGGACATCTTGTAAAACCGTATAATCGTGTGTAAACAGTGCAGAGGATATATGTTTACAGTGGTGGACAGACAAATGGTTTCGATTACGGAAGCATGGCCCACAACTGTCATAATTAAAAGCCAATGTATGCCATTGAAAGATGAGGACCACCGCGTACCCTAATAATTCCTACTGGATCACACGCTCACACCTCGGAATGCGGATGAAGGGATGTCCTTTCACATTTGAAGATGCAGTTGTTTTGATATACATACTTGGAGTCATGCTCACCGGTGCACCTATgtatgtgcgcac containing:
- the LOC131240578 gene encoding plasmodesmata-located protein 3-like isoform X2, encoding MGFSRSTLFSIFLVFLTGFSLLTPANSAADIFSLAFKGCSKQTISDNSSFQDTVTALFSALISQSSSAHFFKSSSGSGQNSVLGLFQCRGDLSNADCSSCIRQIAEKSSDLCGKSIAARIQLAGCYVHYEIAASQQVSGTELLYKTCSGSRESFEEKRDTAFAALESGIAGGSGFYATTYASVYVIAQCEGDLSVADCSECVKEAVQRAEVECGNSIAGQVYLNRCYMSYSYYPHGIPGHSSDY
- the LOC131240578 gene encoding plasmodesmata-located protein 2-like isoform X1, coding for MGFSRSTLFSIFLVFLTGFSLLTPANSAADIFSLAFKGCSKQTISDNSSFQDTVTALFSALISQSSSAHFFKSSSGSGQNSVLGLFQCRGDLSNADCSSCIRQIAEKSSDLCGKSIAARIQLAGCYVHYEIAASQQVSGTELLYKTCSGSRESFEEKRDTAFAALESGIAGGSGFYATTYASVYVIAQCEGDLSVADCSECVKEAVQRAEVECGNSIAGQVYLNRCYMSYSYYPHGIPGHSSGSKQSTGKTVAIVFGGAFALFFVVICLLFLRSLRRKHDDY